Proteins co-encoded in one Prunus persica cultivar Lovell chromosome G6, Prunus_persica_NCBIv2, whole genome shotgun sequence genomic window:
- the LOC18774701 gene encoding uncharacterized protein LOC18774701, which produces MEFATPKPLKPSSNISDIVSKFAKVCKLRSIGVFTSENQDHHHQHPNNANNISAPFGEDGSDVTGDTERDGVKIHPQPMEVTRTSSMCGDAELSKLFDIVSALKLAYIQLQEAHVPYNPKKIVAADRHFMAELESLCQIKRVYKETQCVKPKSDSSHSAILRKKVELNEKLLEELKFQTEVKNSDIICLQQELRDLDLVNVTLAENVRQISLQRKNARVLNITTFQDAYRAASKSIHDFAKPLISLMKASGWDLDLAAKAVEVEAAYSKRSHKKYAFEAYIARRMFYGMSLKAYNVDGIMRYDDPMDALIENPDSDFARFCGEKYLLVVHPMMESWFFGHLDHRTLVLSGKHPRTSFYQIFARMAMRVWVLHGIAPSIDSEAKIFAVKRGSKFSDAYMESVEEDGKGAAVLDEGQVEFMVMPGFRIGETIVRSRVYVSKPKM; this is translated from the coding sequence ATGGAGTTTGCTACTCCCAAACCCCTTAAACCCTCCTCAAACATATCTGATATTGTCTCCAAGTTTGCCAAAGTTTGCAAGTTGAGATCCATTGGTGTGTTTACCTCTGAAAACCAAGATCACCATCACCAGCATCCCAACAACGCCAACAACATTAGTGCCCCTTTTGGTGAAGATGGAAGTGATGTGACCGGGGATACAGAGCGTGATGGCGTAAAAATCCATCCCCAGCCCATGGAAGTTACGAGAACAAGCAGTATGTGTGGGGATGCCGAGTTATCCAAGTTGTTTGACATTGTGTCAGCTCTGAAATTAGCTTATATCCAGCTTCAGGAAGCTCATGTACCCTATAACCCGAAAAAGATTGTAGCTGCAGATAGACATTTTATGGCTGAGCTTGAATCTCTCTGCCAGATTAAGCGTGTGTATAAGGAGACGCAATGTGTGAAGCCCAAGTCTGATTCATCTCATTCCGCAATCCTGAGGAAGAAGGTTGAACTGAATGAGAAGCTGCTGGAAGAGTTGAAGTTTCAAACGGAAGTTAAGAACTCTGATATAATCTGCCTGCAACAAGAGCTCAGAGATTTGGACTTGGTGAATGTGACATTGGCTGAGAATGTAAGGCAGATAAGTTTGCAAAGGAAGAATGCACGGGTTTTGAACATTACTACATTTCAGGATGCTTACAGAGCTGCGTCAAAATCCATTCATGATTTTGCGAAGCCTTTAATTAGCTTGATGAAAGCTTCAGGCTGGGATTTGGATCTTGCGGCAAAGGCAGTGGAAGTGGAAGCTGCATATTCAAAAAGGTCCCACAAGAAGTACGCATTTGAAGCCTACATTGCAAGGAGAATGTTTTATGGGATGTCATTGAAAGCTTATAATGTGGATGGTATTATGAGATATGATGACCCAATGGATGCCCTGATAGAGAACCCAGATTCAGATTTTGCCAGATTCTGCGGAGAAAAGTATCTGCTAGTTGTTCATCCAATGATGGAATCATGGTTTTTTGGGCATCTGGATCACAGGACACTTGTATTGAGTGGCAAGCATCCAAGGACTTCATTCTATCAAATATTTGCAAGAATGGCAATGCGGGTTTGGGTTTTACATGGCATTGCACCTTCAATAGATTCTGAAGCAAAAATATTTGCTGTTAAAAGAGGAAGCAAATTCTCAGATGCTTATATGGAATCTGTGGAGGAAGATGGCAAAGGTGCAGCTGTCTTGGATGAAGGACAAGTCGAGTTTATGGTCATGCCTGGATTTAGAATTGGAGAGACAATTGTGAGGTCTCGCGTGTATgtttcaaaaccaaaaatgtaA
- the LOC18772149 gene encoding phytoene dehydrogenase, chloroplastic/chromoplastic encodes MENQNNGWLQVLARLSFQLYEKISHFSISQTNFHHLSQMKLITLPFPLSCSSNPTLLRFKFKPQSSLNPTLDFPKSQSAQTPTKSPVIIIGGGLAGLAAATHLNSQNTPFLLLEASDAVGGRVRTDVVEGFLLDRGFQIFITAYSEAQNLLDYNALNLRKFYSGARIYYDGRFHTVSDPLRDFWASVRSLANPIGSIPDKLLIGLTRFRVLTKSDEEILSSGEEVSTMELLRKIGFSDSVIGRFFQPFFGGIFFDKELGTTSRLFDFIFKCLALGDNTLPSNGIGAIPQQLAAKLPSGSLVFNSRVVSIDFDDDAESLSSPSVRLESGEVLKSELGLIVAVEQPEANKLLAGKVNEPGRIKPDRSTVCLYFTADRANIPVSDPVLFLNGSGKGIVNNMFFATNVAPSYGPADKALVSVSLVGYFEGVDDDDLTTQVVRELSDWFGSSMVRSWRHLRTYRIKFAQPNQCPPLNSTRDPRVGFGVYVCGDHWTTATFDGALVSGRRAAEALLRDNALSRVD; translated from the coding sequence atggaaaatcaaaataatggCTGGCTGCAAGTGCTCGCAAGATTATCTTTTCAATTGTATGAGAAGATAAGCCACTTTTCTATCAGCCAAACAAACTTCCATCATCTTTCCCAAATGAAACTGATCACTCTCCCTTTTCCACTATCATGCTCCTCAAATCCCACCCTCCTCCgcttcaaattcaaaccccAATCATCTCTAAACCCAACTCTCGATTTCCCCAAATCCCAATCCGCACAAACCCCCACCAAATCCCCTGTTATAATCATAGGCGGCGGTCTCGCTGGACTCGCCGCGGCCACCCACCTAAACTCTCAAAACACTCCTTTCCTCCTTCTCGAAGCCTCCGACGCCGTCGGCGGCCGCGTTCGAACAGACGTCGTCGAAGGCTTCCTCCTTGACCGCGGCTTCCAAATCTTCATCACTGCCTACTCGGAAGCCCAAAACCTTCTCGACTACAATGCCCTGAATCTCCGCAAATTCTACTCAGGCGCCCGCATTTACTACGATGGTCGGTTCCACACCGTATCCGACCCGCTTCGCGATTTCTGGGCCTCCGTCAGGTCCCTTGCCAACCCAATCGGATCAATTCCCGATAAATTGCTCATCGGACTGACGAGATTTCGGGTCTTGACGAAATCGGACGAGGAGATTTTGTCTTCCGGGGAAGAAGTATCCACGATGGAGCTGCTGAGGAAAATCGGGTTTTCCGATTCGGTTATCGGCCGATTCTTTCAGCCTTTTTTCGGCGGCATTTTCTTCGATAAAGAGCTCGGGACGACGTCCAGGTTGTTCGATTTCATCTTCAAGTGTCTAGCCCTCGGCGACAACACGCTCCCATCTAACGGCATTGGTGCGATCCCCCAACAATTGGCTGCCAAATTGCCATCCGGTTCCCTCGTTTTCAATTCTCGCGTCGTTTCAATTGATTTCGACGACGACGCGGAGTCTTTGTCGTCGCCCAGCGTGAGactggagagtggagaggttTTGAAAAGCGAGCTCGGACTGATAGTAGCAGTTGAACAACCTGAAGCGAATAAGCTTTTAGCGGGAAAGGTAAACGAACCGGGTCGAATCAAACCGGATCGAAGTACTGTTTGTTTGTATTTCACTGCAGACCGAGCCAACATTCCAGTCAGCGACCCGGTTCTGTTTCTCAATGGATCGGGCAAGGGTATTGTGAATAATATGTTTTTCGCAACCAATGTGGCTCCTTCTTATGGCCCAGCAGATAAGGCTTTGGTATCGGTTTCGCTTGTCGGATATTTTGAGGGcgtggatgatgatgatctgACGACACAAGTTGTTCGGGAGCTCTCAGATTGGTTTGGGAGTTCAATGGTGAGATCATGGAGGCACTTGAGAACGTATCGGATTAAATTTGCACAACCAAATCAATGTCCGCCGCTCAATTCAACGAGAGACCCTCGTGTCGGGTTcggtgtgtatgtgtgtggtGACCATTGGACCACTGCCACATTTGATGGCGCTTTGGTTTCGGGAAGGAGAGCGGCGGAAGCTTTACTTAGGGATAATGCCTTGAGTCGGGTTGATTAG
- the LOC18774502 gene encoding transcription repressor OFP17 gives MRLKAPIALRSKLLKPCRNLLQIFRFKLKKPFFIRALHSRPHYTKVEKAQKAPKKNRITGFLSAFCSTRKPKGMDRLAALKSFSEKGGDGRHYSSPITPAYLKAMAGEPVASGHEEVQDACKSFENYLVEMIIDEGKVRDLMDVEELLYCWKNLKSPVFIDLVGRFYGELCKDLFSTSSDESS, from the coding sequence ATGAGGTTGAAGGCACCAATTGCCTTAAGATCCAAGCTACTCAAACCATGCAGAAACTTGTTACAAATTTTCAgattcaaactcaaaaaaccATTCTTTATAAGAGCCCTTCACTCTCGTCCTCATTACACCAAAGTTGAAAAGGCTCAAAAGGCTCCGAAGAAGAATCGGATAACGGGGTTCCTGTCAGCTTTCTGTTCAACCCGGAAGCCGAAAGGGATGGACAGACTAGCAGCGCTCAAGAGCTTCTCAGAAAAAGGGGGTGATGGAAGGCATTATTCATCACCCATTACACCGGCTTATTTGAAGGCTATGGCTGGAGAACCGGTGGCTTCGGGTCATGAAGAGGTGCAAGATGCATGCAAGAGTTTTGAGAACTATTTGGTGGAGATGATTATTGATGAAGGGAAAGTGAGGGACTTAATGGATGTGGAAGAGCTTCTTTACTGCTGGAAGAACCTGAAAAGCCCTGTTTTCATTGATTTGGTTGGTAGATTCTACGGAGAGCTGTGCAAGGACTTGTTTTCCACCAGCAGTGATGAAAGTTCATAG
- the LOC18773566 gene encoding EPIDERMAL PATTERNING FACTOR-like protein 6: MELKRPHRLRFMISKPCLFFLLSISALFTTINSNTCPDSRCALKAKDGTYFQEFGKQSGNYMEGRIDMRAQRLNIPLSMARRYLSGPGSSPPRCTSKCGRCTPCKPVHVPVPPGTPVTTEYYPEAWRCKCGNRLYMP, from the exons ATGGAGTTGAAGAGACCGCACAGACTAAGGTTTATGATCAGCAAGCCCtgtcttttcttcttactCTCAATTTCTGCCCTATTCACCACCATCAACTCAAATACATGTCCAG ATAGCAGGTGTGCCTTGAAAGCCAAAGATGGTACATATTTTCAG GAATTTGGGAAGCAAAGTGGCAATTATATGGAGGGGAGGATCGATATGAGGGCGCAGAGGCTGAACATTCCGTTGAGCATGGCAAGGAGGTACTTGAGTGGACCTGGATCGTCGCCGCCTCGGTGCACATCCAAGTGTGGCAGGTGCACCCCGTGCAAGCCGGTTCACGTGCCGGTGCCGCCTGGGACGCCGGTGACGACAGAGTATTACCCGGAGGCTTGGAGGTGCAAATGTGGCAACAGGCTGTACATGCCATGA